From a region of the Drosophila gunungcola strain Sukarami unplaced genomic scaffold, Dgunungcola_SK_2 000018F, whole genome shotgun sequence genome:
- the LOC128263757 gene encoding plasma membrane calcium-transporting ATPase 2 isoform X6, which produces MATIDGRPAQYGISLKQLRELMEHRGREGVMKIAEFGGIHEICKKLYTSPNEGLSGSTADEEHRRETFGSNVIPPKPPKTFLTLVWEALQDVTLIILEVAALVSLGLSFYKPADEDAPVLQEEEEHHGWIEGLAILISVIVVVIVTAFNDYSKERQFRGLQNRIEGEHKFSVIRGGEVCQISVGDILVGDIAQVKYGDLLPADGCLIQSNDLKVDESSLTGESDHVKKGADVDPMVLSGTHVMEGSGKMVVTAVGVNSQAGIIFTLLGAAVDEQEAEIKKMKKEAKKANKQKSLTGESDGRAQTKGTQAQNQRQTVSSEGTKSESEGNHVPQSSSTSAAAETGHKKEKSVLQAKLTKLAIQIGYAGSTIAVLTVIILIIQFCIKTFVIDEKPWKNTYANNLVKHLIIGVTVLVVAVPEGLPLAVTLSLAYSVKKMMKDNNLVRHLDACETMGNATAICSDKTGTLTTNRMTVVQSYICEKLCKVLPTLSDIPQHVGNLITMGISVNSAYTSNIMSGHNPGDLPIQVGNKTECALLGFVQGLGVKYQSIRDEITEDKFTRVYTFNSVRKSMGTVIPRPNGGYRLYTKGASEIIMKKCAFIYGHEGNLEKFTRDMQERLIREVIEPMACDGLRTISVAYRDFVPGKAAINEVHIDGEPNWDDEENIMTNLTCLCVVGIEDPVRPEVPDAIRKCQRAGITVRMVTGDNINTARSIASKCGILRPNDDFLILEGKEFNRRIRDSNGDIQQHLIDKVWPKLRVLARSSPTDKYTLVKGIIDSTVSENREVVAVTGDGTNDGPALKKADVGFAMGIAGTDVAKEASDIILTDDNFSSIVKAVMWGRNVYDSIAKFLQFQLTVNVVAVIVAFIGACAVQDSPLKAVQMLWVNLIMDTLASLALATEFPTPDLLLRKPYGRTKPLISRTMMKNILGQALYQLVIIFGLLFVGDLILDIESGRGQELNAGPTQHFTIIFNTFVMMTLFNEINARKIHGQRNVIEGLLTNPIFYTIWIFTMISQVFIIQYGKMAFSTKALSLDQWLWCIFFGIGTLVWGQLITSVPTRKLPKILSWGRGHPEEYTDAMNLGEERFDSIDSDKKPRAGQILWIRGLTRLQTQIRVVNAFRQGLDARYGDHTNTSLAEVLRKQTSLSKRLSETSSIEYADNIPDELTIPEIDVERLSSHSHTETAV; this is translated from the exons ATGGCCACTATAGATGGAAGACCGGCGCAATATGGTATATCACTTAAACAACTGCGCGAGCTCATGGAGCATCGCGGTCGTGAAGGTGTAATGAAGATAGCTGAATTTGGTGGTATTCATGAAATATGTAAAAAGTTATACACATCTCCCAATGA AGGTCTAAGTGGCTCGACAGCTGACGAGGAACACAGGCGCGAAACGTTCGGTTCAAATGTAATACCACCGAAGCCACCAAAAACCTTTTTGACACTAGTCTGGGAGGCTCTTCAAGATGTAACACTTATTATTTTAGAGGTAGCTGCATTAGTATCTCTCGGTCTATCATTTTATAAACCCGCCGACGAGGACGCGC CTGTGCTACAAGAGGAGGAGGAACACCATGGGTGGATTGAAGGATTGGCCATTCTTATTTCTGTTATTGTCGTAGTTATAGTGACAGCTTTTAATGATTACTCAAAAGAAAGACAATTCCGAGGACTGCAGAACCGTATTGAGGGCGAGCACAAGTTTTCTGTAATCCGAGGAGGGGAAGTGTGCCAAATTTCTGTTGGAGACATTCTTGTTGGCGATATTGCTCAGGTCAAATATGGAGACTTATTGCCAGCAGATGGTTGTCTTATTCAAAGCAACGACCTTAAG GTGGACGAATCTTCGTTAACTGGTGAATCAGACCATGTCAAAAAGGGAGCAGACGTTGATCCCATGGTTCTTTCCGGCACGCATGTTATGGAAGGCAGTGGCAAAATGGTCGTTACCGCCGTAGGGGTTAACTCTCAAGCCGGCATAATTTTTACGCTTCTTGGTGCGGCAGTTGATGAGCAGGAAgctgaaattaaaaagatGAAAAAGG AAGCCAAAAAGGCCAACAAGCAAAAGAGTTTGACAG GTGAAAGCGACGGTCGAGCGCAAACGAAGGGTACGCAAGCCCAAAACCAACGTCAAACAGTCTCCAGCGAAGGGACCAAGTCTGAATCTGAGGGAAATCATGTCCCGCAATCTTCCTCGACATCCGCAGCTGCCGAGACAGGACATAAAAAAGAGAAATCTGTGCTGCAGGCAAAGCTGACAAAATTAGCTATACAGATTGGATACGCTGGATCGACCATTGCCGTACTCACAGTTATAATTCTGATTATTCAGTTTTGTATTAAAACCTTTGTTATTGACGAGAAGCCTTGGAAAAACACCTATGCCAATAACTTGGTAAAACACTTGATTATTGGTGTCACAGTATTAGTAGTGGCCGTACCAGAGGGACTTCCTCTGGCTGTAACCTTATCCCTAGCATATTCTGTTAAG AAAATGATGAAGGACAATAATTTGGTGAGACATTTGGATGCGTGTGAAACAATGGGTAATGCCACTGCCATTTGCTCTGATAAGACTGGAACTCTTACAACCAATCGTATGACTGTTGTACAGTCTTACATCTGCGAGAAACTGTGCAAAGTTTTGCCCACCCTTAGCGATATTCCACAACATGTGGGCAATTTGATCACGATGGGAATTTCTGTTAATTCGGCGTACACTTCAAATATAATg AGCGGGCACAACCCGGGAGATTTACCAATCCAAGTTGGAAACAAAACAGAGTGTGCTCTTTTGGGCTTTGTCCAGGGGCTAGGTGTCAAGTACCAATCTATTCGAGATGAGATTACAGAGGATAAATTTACCCGAGTGTACACTTTTAATTCAGTTCGCAAGAGTATGGGAACTGTAATACCCCGTCCCAATGGAGGATATAGGTTGTACACCAAAGGAGCTTCTGAAATCATTATGAAAAA ATGTGCTTTTATATATGGCCATGAGGGCAATTTGGAAAAGTTTACAAGAGATATGCAAGAGCGTCTAATTCGTGAAGTTATTGAACCAATGGCTTGTGACGGTCTGCGCACCATATCTGTGGCATATCGTGACTTTGTGCCTGGCAAAGCCGCAATTAATGAAGTTCATATTGATGGTGAACCTAACTGGGACGACGAGGAAAACATTATGACGAATCTTACTTGCCTCTGTGTGGTTGGTATAGAAGATCCAGTTCGTCCCGAAGTACCAGACGCTATTCGAAAATGCCAACGCGCTGGTATTACCGTGCGCATGGTCACTGGAGACAACATTAATACAGCACGTTCGATTGCAAGCAAGTGCGGTATTTTGCGCCCCAATGATGACTTTCTTATTCTGGAAGGCAAAGAATTTAACAGGCGTATTCGGGATAGCAACGGAGAT ATTCAGCAACATCTGATTGATAAAGTATGGCCAAAATTGCGGGTTCTAGCTCGTTCATCTCCAACTGACAAGTATACTTTGGTTAAAG GTATCATCGACAGCACTGTTAGTGAAAACCGCGAAGTGGTTGCTGTAACTGGCGACGGAACAAATGATGGCCCAGCTCTCAAGAAAGCCGATGTGGGCTTCGCTATGGGTATTGCCGGAACAGACGTTGCCAAGGAAGCTTCTGATATAATATTAACTGACGATAACTTTAGCAGCATTGTTAAGGCTGTAATGTGGGGACGAAACGTATATGACTCCATTGCAAAGTTTTTGCAGTTTCAGTTAACAGTCAATGTAGTCGCTGTAATTGTAGCATTTATTGGTGCGTGTGCCGTGCAAGATTCTCCGCTTAAG gcAGTCCAGATGTTGTGGGTAAACCTAATAATGGATACATTGGCATCACTTGCGTTGGCAACAGAGTTTCCAACACCAGATCTATTGCTCCGCAAACCCTATGGCCGCACAAAACCCTTAATTTCTCGCACAAtgatgaaaaacattttgggtCAGGCGCTTTATCAGTTGGTTATTATATTTGGATTACTCTTTGTCG GTGATTTAATACTTGATATTGAATCTGGACGAGGGCAAGAACTCAACGCTGGCCCAACACAGCACtttacaattatatttaacaCATTTGTCATGATGACAttgtttaatgaaataaacgctCGAAAAATTCATGGACAGCGCAACGTAATTGAAGGTCTTCTTACAAACCCCATATTTTACACCATTTGGATATTCACCATGATATCACAG GTGTTTATCATTCAATATGGAAAAATGGCTTTCTCGACCAAGGCTCTGTCATTAGACCAATGGCTCTGGTGCATATTTTTTGGAATTGGTACACTCGTCTGGGGTCAATTGATTACGTCAGTGCCTACAAGAAAATTACCTAAGATATTATC ATGGGGTCGAGGCCATCCTGAGGAATACACAGATGCCATGAACTTGGGCGAAGAACGTTTCGATTCTATTGATTCCGACAAAAAACCAAGAGCTGGACAAATTCTCTGGATTCGTGGTCTTACTCGCTTGCAAACTCAA
- the LOC128263757 gene encoding plasma membrane calcium-transporting ATPase 3 isoform X7, with protein MATIDGRPAQYGISLKQLRELMEHRGREGVMKIAEFGGIHEICKKLYTSPNEGLSGSTADEEHRRETFGSNVIPPKPPKTFLTLVWEALQDVTLIILEVAALVSLGLSFYKPADEDAPVLQEEEEHHGWIEGLAILISVIVVVIVTAFNDYSKERQFRGLQNRIEGEHKFSVIRGGEVCQISVGDILVGDIAQVKYGDLLPADGCLIQSNDLKVDESSLTGESDHVKKGADVDPMVLSGTHVMEGSGKMVVTAVGVNSQAGIIFTLLGAAVDEQEAEIKKMKKEAKKANKQKSLTGESDGRAQTKGTQAQNQRQTVSSEGTKSESEGNHVPQSSSTSAAAETGHKKEKSVLQAKLTKLAIQIGYAGSTIAVLTVIILIIQFCIKTFVIDEKPWKNTYANNLVKHLIIGVTVLVVAVPEGLPLAVTLSLAYSVKKMMKDNNLVRHLDACETMGNATAICSDKTGTLTTNRMTVVQSYICEKLCKVLPTLSDIPQHVGNLITMGISVNSAYTSNIMSGHNPGDLPIQVGNKTECALLGFVQGLGVKYQSIRDEITEDKFTRVYTFNSVRKSMGTVIPRPNGGYRLYTKGASEIIMKKCAFIYGHEGNLEKFTRDMQERLIREVIEPMACDGLRTISVAYRDFVPGKAAINEVHIDGEPNWDDEENIMTNLTCLCVVGIEDPVRPEVPDAIRKCQRAGITVRMVTGDNINTARSIASKCGILRPNDDFLILEGKEFNRRIRDSNGDIQQHLIDKVWPKLRVLARSSPTDKYTLVKGIIDSTVSENREVVAVTGDGTNDGPALKKADVGFAMGIAGTDVAKEASDIILTDDNFSSIVKAVMWGRNVYDSIAKFLQFQLTVNVVAVIVAFIGACAVQDSPLKAVQMLWVNLIMDTLASLALATEFPTPDLLLRKPYGRTKPLISRTMMKNILGQALYQLVIIFGLLFVGDLILDIESGRGQELNAGPTQHFTIIFNTFVMMTLFNEINARKIHGQRNVIEGLLTNPIFYTIWIFTMISQVFIIQYGKMAFSTKALSLDQWLWCIFFGIGTLVWGQLITSVPTRKLPKILSWGRGHPEEYTDAMNLGEERFDSIDSDKKPRAGQILWIRGLTRLQTQPAEPIRETEV; from the exons ATGGCCACTATAGATGGAAGACCGGCGCAATATGGTATATCACTTAAACAACTGCGCGAGCTCATGGAGCATCGCGGTCGTGAAGGTGTAATGAAGATAGCTGAATTTGGTGGTATTCATGAAATATGTAAAAAGTTATACACATCTCCCAATGA AGGTCTAAGTGGCTCGACAGCTGACGAGGAACACAGGCGCGAAACGTTCGGTTCAAATGTAATACCACCGAAGCCACCAAAAACCTTTTTGACACTAGTCTGGGAGGCTCTTCAAGATGTAACACTTATTATTTTAGAGGTAGCTGCATTAGTATCTCTCGGTCTATCATTTTATAAACCCGCCGACGAGGACGCGC CTGTGCTACAAGAGGAGGAGGAACACCATGGGTGGATTGAAGGATTGGCCATTCTTATTTCTGTTATTGTCGTAGTTATAGTGACAGCTTTTAATGATTACTCAAAAGAAAGACAATTCCGAGGACTGCAGAACCGTATTGAGGGCGAGCACAAGTTTTCTGTAATCCGAGGAGGGGAAGTGTGCCAAATTTCTGTTGGAGACATTCTTGTTGGCGATATTGCTCAGGTCAAATATGGAGACTTATTGCCAGCAGATGGTTGTCTTATTCAAAGCAACGACCTTAAG GTGGACGAATCTTCGTTAACTGGTGAATCAGACCATGTCAAAAAGGGAGCAGACGTTGATCCCATGGTTCTTTCCGGCACGCATGTTATGGAAGGCAGTGGCAAAATGGTCGTTACCGCCGTAGGGGTTAACTCTCAAGCCGGCATAATTTTTACGCTTCTTGGTGCGGCAGTTGATGAGCAGGAAgctgaaattaaaaagatGAAAAAGG AAGCCAAAAAGGCCAACAAGCAAAAGAGTTTGACAG GTGAAAGCGACGGTCGAGCGCAAACGAAGGGTACGCAAGCCCAAAACCAACGTCAAACAGTCTCCAGCGAAGGGACCAAGTCTGAATCTGAGGGAAATCATGTCCCGCAATCTTCCTCGACATCCGCAGCTGCCGAGACAGGACATAAAAAAGAGAAATCTGTGCTGCAGGCAAAGCTGACAAAATTAGCTATACAGATTGGATACGCTGGATCGACCATTGCCGTACTCACAGTTATAATTCTGATTATTCAGTTTTGTATTAAAACCTTTGTTATTGACGAGAAGCCTTGGAAAAACACCTATGCCAATAACTTGGTAAAACACTTGATTATTGGTGTCACAGTATTAGTAGTGGCCGTACCAGAGGGACTTCCTCTGGCTGTAACCTTATCCCTAGCATATTCTGTTAAG AAAATGATGAAGGACAATAATTTGGTGAGACATTTGGATGCGTGTGAAACAATGGGTAATGCCACTGCCATTTGCTCTGATAAGACTGGAACTCTTACAACCAATCGTATGACTGTTGTACAGTCTTACATCTGCGAGAAACTGTGCAAAGTTTTGCCCACCCTTAGCGATATTCCACAACATGTGGGCAATTTGATCACGATGGGAATTTCTGTTAATTCGGCGTACACTTCAAATATAATg AGCGGGCACAACCCGGGAGATTTACCAATCCAAGTTGGAAACAAAACAGAGTGTGCTCTTTTGGGCTTTGTCCAGGGGCTAGGTGTCAAGTACCAATCTATTCGAGATGAGATTACAGAGGATAAATTTACCCGAGTGTACACTTTTAATTCAGTTCGCAAGAGTATGGGAACTGTAATACCCCGTCCCAATGGAGGATATAGGTTGTACACCAAAGGAGCTTCTGAAATCATTATGAAAAA ATGTGCTTTTATATATGGCCATGAGGGCAATTTGGAAAAGTTTACAAGAGATATGCAAGAGCGTCTAATTCGTGAAGTTATTGAACCAATGGCTTGTGACGGTCTGCGCACCATATCTGTGGCATATCGTGACTTTGTGCCTGGCAAAGCCGCAATTAATGAAGTTCATATTGATGGTGAACCTAACTGGGACGACGAGGAAAACATTATGACGAATCTTACTTGCCTCTGTGTGGTTGGTATAGAAGATCCAGTTCGTCCCGAAGTACCAGACGCTATTCGAAAATGCCAACGCGCTGGTATTACCGTGCGCATGGTCACTGGAGACAACATTAATACAGCACGTTCGATTGCAAGCAAGTGCGGTATTTTGCGCCCCAATGATGACTTTCTTATTCTGGAAGGCAAAGAATTTAACAGGCGTATTCGGGATAGCAACGGAGAT ATTCAGCAACATCTGATTGATAAAGTATGGCCAAAATTGCGGGTTCTAGCTCGTTCATCTCCAACTGACAAGTATACTTTGGTTAAAG GTATCATCGACAGCACTGTTAGTGAAAACCGCGAAGTGGTTGCTGTAACTGGCGACGGAACAAATGATGGCCCAGCTCTCAAGAAAGCCGATGTGGGCTTCGCTATGGGTATTGCCGGAACAGACGTTGCCAAGGAAGCTTCTGATATAATATTAACTGACGATAACTTTAGCAGCATTGTTAAGGCTGTAATGTGGGGACGAAACGTATATGACTCCATTGCAAAGTTTTTGCAGTTTCAGTTAACAGTCAATGTAGTCGCTGTAATTGTAGCATTTATTGGTGCGTGTGCCGTGCAAGATTCTCCGCTTAAG gcAGTCCAGATGTTGTGGGTAAACCTAATAATGGATACATTGGCATCACTTGCGTTGGCAACAGAGTTTCCAACACCAGATCTATTGCTCCGCAAACCCTATGGCCGCACAAAACCCTTAATTTCTCGCACAAtgatgaaaaacattttgggtCAGGCGCTTTATCAGTTGGTTATTATATTTGGATTACTCTTTGTCG GTGATTTAATACTTGATATTGAATCTGGACGAGGGCAAGAACTCAACGCTGGCCCAACACAGCACtttacaattatatttaacaCATTTGTCATGATGACAttgtttaatgaaataaacgctCGAAAAATTCATGGACAGCGCAACGTAATTGAAGGTCTTCTTACAAACCCCATATTTTACACCATTTGGATATTCACCATGATATCACAG GTGTTTATCATTCAATATGGAAAAATGGCTTTCTCGACCAAGGCTCTGTCATTAGACCAATGGCTCTGGTGCATATTTTTTGGAATTGGTACACTCGTCTGGGGTCAATTGATTACGTCAGTGCCTACAAGAAAATTACCTAAGATATTATC ATGGGGTCGAGGCCATCCTGAGGAATACACAGATGCCATGAACTTGGGCGAAGAACGTTTCGATTCTATTGATTCCGACAAAAAACCAAGAGCTGGACAAATTCTCTGGATTCGTGGTCTTACTCGCTTGCAAACTCAA ccGGCGGAACCAATACGAGAGACTGAGGTGTAA